The Candidatus Cloacimonadota bacterium genomic interval GAGAGGAAGCCGTTCGCCACCATCCATTTTTTGCTGAAATCCGGCTGGAATGTAAACTCCCAATCCTCGCTTTCCGCGAATTATCCAATCGTCCATTTTGTCCAAAGTGAACAGACAGGTAGAATCTCCGATGACATATTTTGTGTGAATGGCTAATTCCGGCAAACTATCTAAAACTGTACGGAATTGCTCGGAAAATTCTGTTTTATCATCATCCACCAGCAGAATTTTTATTTCACTAATTCCACCGGAACTGCCCAAACCACCGAAGACAAGACCAAATATCAGGCTTAGAACCATTGGAACGAAGTAGGTTAACACCACAGCAGAACGTGATTTAAAAAATTGTTTAATATCCTTTTTTATCAAGGCTAAAATTTTCATTCTCGCAACTCCCTTCCGGTTAATCTTAAAAAAACATTTTCCAAATTCGGTTTACTGATTCGAATATCCACATAACCGTTTTTATAATTATCAACGTTTTTGATTAGAAGCGGTATATTTTTTAGAATATTTTTCCCGCTAATACGGATTGATTTGTCCGCAATTATTTGGTATGAAAAATTTTGTGGTAAAGGGGGAAATTCGTTTTCTTGAAATGTGTTTTGAAAAGTGAACTCAATCGCATTTTCATTTTCCAATATTGCATACAATTCATTTTTTGTACCGAGTGCAATAACTTTTCCGTGATCTATTATTGCAATTCGGTTGCAAAGCCTTTCCGCTTCCTCCATATAGTGAGTGGTATAAACAATCGTTTTACCGTTTTCATGCAATTTTTCGATCAGTTCGAAAATATAGTTTCGAGATTGCGGATCTACTCCCACAGTCGGTTCGTCCATCAGGAGTATTTGAGGATCGTGGAGCAGGCTGGCAGCAATGTTCAACCTACGTTTCATTCCGCCGGAAAAAGTGCTTACCGCAGATTTGCGTCTGTCATACAATCCCACGAGTTTGAGATATTCATCTGCTTTTTTCATGAGGAGTGGTTTTTTCAGACCATACATTTTTCCCCAGAAATGCAGATTGTATTCAGCGGTAAGGTCGTTGTAAAGCGAGATTTCCTGTGGTATCACGCCGAGAATTTTTTTGATCTCTTCAGAATTTTCAGAAATATTTTTCCCTTGTATCTCAATATTTCCTTTATCAAAATTGAGAAGAGTATTTAGCAAATTTATCAGAGTAGTTTTTCCAGCACCGTTCGGACCCAACAAGCCGAATATTTCTCCTTCATTTATCTGTAGAGAAATGTTTTGCAAAGCACGAATATTTCCATAATTTTTACTAACATTTGCTATTCTGATCACATTTTACCTCGTTTAAAAATTATTATTTGTTTGTGAGAACAAGTGAGTTGTTTTTGTGTCAATTATTTTGATCATAGAAATTTTTTGCGACCAAACTCGACAATTACCGAACAGGTCAGTGCCGGTTCTGTGTATCATATTTCATAATATTTTCGCAGATTATCCATTCTTCTCGAAATATCATTTTTGAATTCTTTGTCGGTCATGGATGGATTTTTAGTCTCTTTCAACCAAATATCGCAGGGGAGTTTTTTACACTCTTTACAGGTATCAAATCCATTATCATTTACGCATTGATAAATCGGGCATGTTTCTTTGCCGATGAATTTTGCCCAAGAAACTTTTCCTTTTAAACTGTTGCACCCCTGACACTCATCGCCAAAAGCATGACATTCTTTTTCGCAATAAACTCCGCAGGCAGTTATCATAATTTTTCCGTTTCTTTATTCAT includes:
- a CDS encoding ABC transporter ATP-binding protein, translated to MIRIANVSKNYGNIRALQNISLQINEGEIFGLLGPNGAGKTTLINLLNTLLNFDKGNIEIQGKNISENSEEIKKILGVIPQEISLYNDLTAEYNLHFWGKMYGLKKPLLMKKADEYLKLVGLYDRRKSAVSTFSGGMKRRLNIAASLLHDPQILLMDEPTVGVDPQSRNYIFELIEKLHENGKTIVYTTHYMEEAERLCNRIAIIDHGKVIALGTKNELYAILENENAIEFTFQNTFQENEFPPLPQNFSYQIIADKSIRISGKNILKNIPLLIKNVDNYKNGYVDIRISKPNLENVFLRLTGRELRE
- a CDS encoding DUF3795 domain-containing protein gives rise to the protein MITACGVYCEKECHAFGDECQGCNSLKGKVSWAKFIGKETCPIYQCVNDNGFDTCKECKKLPCDIWLKETKNPSMTDKEFKNDISRRMDNLRKYYEI